The following are encoded in a window of Syngnathus scovelli strain Florida chromosome 4, RoL_Ssco_1.2, whole genome shotgun sequence genomic DNA:
- the slc7a9 gene encoding b(0,+)-type amino acid transporter 1, protein MAHQKGSTAHSRDSTIMDKHEKKATVLHKEVGLLSAVCLIVGTMIGSGIFISPKAVLLNTGAVGPCLLIWTACGVLAMLGALCYAELGTMIPKSGAEYFYLMEALGSPVAYLFSWTTVMVAKPSAFAIITLSFAEYASAPFYPECSPPVIVTKGLAAVAIVIIVTINCFSVKLASYVQNIFTGAKLLIIIIIVVAGIVLLAQGNTENLSNAFDGKAVSVGGIGLAFYNGLWAYDGWSQLNFITEELRDPSRNLPLAILIGIPLVIVCYVMVNIAYFTVMTTNELLSSPAVAVTFGDKVLYPMSWIVPLFVVFSTFGSANGSCFTAGRLAYVSGREGHMVEILSFISLRRFTPSPALMFNGFLAILYILPADINILINYFSFAQWTFNGLTMFSLILMRFTKKDLKRPVKVPIIIPIIMVLISCYLVLAPIIDSPDIEYLYCASFILSGLLLYYPFVHLKVEWARRIMRPITVHLQLLMEVVPPEKSE, encoded by the exons ATGGCGCACCAGAAAGGCTCCACTGCCCATTCCAGGGACTCTACAATCATGGACAAACATGAAAAGAAAGCCACTGTCCTTCATAAGGAG GTGGGTCTGCTAAGCGCCGTCTGTCTGATTGTGGGCACCATGATCGGCTCAGGCATCTTCATCTCTCCCAAAGCGGTTTTGCTCAACACTGGAGCTGTGGGGCCCTGCCTCCTCATCTGGACTGCCTGTGGGGTGTTAGCCATGTTGG GAGCTCTGTGCTATGCCGAGCTGGGCACCATGATCCCCAAATCCGGAGCGGAGTATTTCTATTTGATGGAGGCTCTCGGCTCTCCGGTAGCCTACCTTTTCTCGTGGACCACCGTGATGGTGGCCAAGCCCTCGGCCTTTGCCATCATCACGCTGAGCTTTGCCGAGTACGCTTCGGCTCCTTTCTATCCCGAATGCAGCCCTCCTGTCATTGTCACAAAGGGTCTGGCCGCTGTAGCCATAG TTATTATTGTGACCATAAACTGCTTCAGTGTCAAATTGGCGAGTTACGTGCAAAACATCTTCACTGGAGCCAAACttttaatcatcatcatcatagtgGTAGCTGGCATCGTTCTCTTGGCGCAAG GAAATACAGAGAATTTGTCAAACGCATTTGATGGCAAGGCAGTTTCTGTGGGAGGAATTGGACTTGCCTTTTATAATGGACTCTGGGCCTATGATGGATG GAGTCAATTGAATTTCATCACAGAAGAGCTGAGGGATCCTTCCAG gAACCTGCCATTAGCCATTCTCATTGGGATTCCCTTGGTGATTGTGTGTTACGTAATGGTCAACATTGCATATTTTACTGTCATGACCACCAATGAGCTGCTGTCATCCCCGGCTGTAGCTGTG ACATTTGGAGACAAAGTTCTTTATCCCATGTCTTGGATTGTTCCGCTTTTTGTCGTCTTTTCTACATTTGGTTCAGCCAACGGAAGCTGCTTTACGGCAGGCAG GCTGGCCTATGTGTCTGGCCGAGAGGGTCACATGGTGGAAATTTTATCTTTTATTAGTCTGAGGCGCTTCACCCCATCGCCAGCGCTCATGTTCAAT ggTTTTCTGGCTATTTTATACATATTGCCAGCAGACATCAACATCCTCATCAACTACTTCAGCTTTGCTCAGTGGACCTTCAACGGCCTGACTATGTTTTCTCTTATCCTCATGCGTTTCACAAAGAAGGACTTGAAAAGACCAGTCAAG GTTCCCATCATAATCCCCATCATAATGGTGCTCATCTCTTGCTACCTGGTCCTGGCCCCCATCATTGacagtcctgacatcgagtaccTCTACTGTGCTAGCTTCATCCTCAGCGGGCTCCTTCTGTACTACCCCTTTGTCCACCTAAAGGTCGAGTGGGCACGCAGGATCATGA GACCTATCACTGTGCATCTGCAACTCCTGATGGAAGTCGTTCCCCCTGAGAAAAGTGAGTGA
- the LOC125967733 gene encoding AN1-type zinc finger protein 3 isoform X1 yields the protein MGDTGSEGSKPPSNVNVVPPRCPCGFWGSSKTMNLCSKCFADIQKKQPDGASKASSSPSSSSQADVFCSETNKGIGQSFIAMSDSSDDPLPGDAAVTSLPAQDEVCSTDTAFSSLSTPTKRSFESASESESDSSPEKRARVGEVPAAEESSSSSSSSSCSASSSSSSASSRGGSKQRSRKRCHRCQTKLELVQQELGSCRCGYVFCMLHRLPEQHDCLFDHLGSGRQEAVLKMVKLDRKVGRSCQRIGEECS from the exons ATGGGGGACACCGGGAGCGAGGGCAGCAAGCCCCCGAGTAATGTCAACGTTGTGCCACCGCGCTGTCCCTGTGGTTTCTGGGG gtCCAGCAAAACGATGAATCTGTGCTCCAAATGTTTTGCAG ACATTCAGAAGAAACAGCCAGATGGTGCCTCAAAAGCCTCTTCAAGCCCCAGCAGTAGCAGTCAAGCAGACGTATTCTGCAGTGAAACAAACAAAGGCATCGGTCAGTCCTTCATAGCCATGTCAGACTCCTCCGATGATCCTTTGCCAGGAGATGCAGCGGTAACCTCTCTACCTGCTCAGGACG AAGTATGCAGCACAGACACAGCCTTCAGCTCACTATCCACTCCTACAAAACGCTCCTTTGAATCAG CCTCCGAGTCAGAAAGTGACAGCTCTCCTGAGAAGCGAGCGAGAGTGGGTGAAGTGCCGGCGGCTGAGGagtcgtcatcgtcatcgtcgtcatcatcttgttccgcgtcatcatcatcatcctctgcGTCGTCTCGCGGTGGCTCCAAACAGCGGAGCCGCAAGCGTTGCCATCGCTGCCAAACCAAACTGGAGCTGGTGCAACAAGAGCTGGGCTCCTGCCGCTGTG GTTATGTCTTCTGTATGCTCCATCGGCTCCCGGAGCAACACGACTGTCTTTTTGATCACCTTGGCAGCGGACGCCAGGAGGCCGTTCTTAAAATGGTCAAATTGGACCGAAAAGTAGGCCGTTCCTGCCAGCGCATCGGAGAGGAGTGCTCTTGA
- the LOC125967733 gene encoding AN1-type zinc finger protein 3 isoform X2, protein MGDTGSEGSKPPSNVNVVPPRCPCGFWGSSKTMNLCSKCFADIQKKQPDGASKASSSPSSSSQADVFCSETNKGIGQSFIAMSDSSDDPLPGDAAVTSLPAQDVCSTDTAFSSLSTPTKRSFESASESESDSSPEKRARVGEVPAAEESSSSSSSSSCSASSSSSSASSRGGSKQRSRKRCHRCQTKLELVQQELGSCRCGYVFCMLHRLPEQHDCLFDHLGSGRQEAVLKMVKLDRKVGRSCQRIGEECS, encoded by the exons ATGGGGGACACCGGGAGCGAGGGCAGCAAGCCCCCGAGTAATGTCAACGTTGTGCCACCGCGCTGTCCCTGTGGTTTCTGGGG gtCCAGCAAAACGATGAATCTGTGCTCCAAATGTTTTGCAG ACATTCAGAAGAAACAGCCAGATGGTGCCTCAAAAGCCTCTTCAAGCCCCAGCAGTAGCAGTCAAGCAGACGTATTCTGCAGTGAAACAAACAAAGGCATCGGTCAGTCCTTCATAGCCATGTCAGACTCCTCCGATGATCCTTTGCCAGGAGATGCAGCGGTAACCTCTCTACCTGCTCAGGACG TATGCAGCACAGACACAGCCTTCAGCTCACTATCCACTCCTACAAAACGCTCCTTTGAATCAG CCTCCGAGTCAGAAAGTGACAGCTCTCCTGAGAAGCGAGCGAGAGTGGGTGAAGTGCCGGCGGCTGAGGagtcgtcatcgtcatcgtcgtcatcatcttgttccgcgtcatcatcatcatcctctgcGTCGTCTCGCGGTGGCTCCAAACAGCGGAGCCGCAAGCGTTGCCATCGCTGCCAAACCAAACTGGAGCTGGTGCAACAAGAGCTGGGCTCCTGCCGCTGTG GTTATGTCTTCTGTATGCTCCATCGGCTCCCGGAGCAACACGACTGTCTTTTTGATCACCTTGGCAGCGGACGCCAGGAGGCCGTTCTTAAAATGGTCAAATTGGACCGAAAAGTAGGCCGTTCCTGCCAGCGCATCGGAGAGGAGTGCTCTTGA